One Caldalkalibacillus uzonensis DNA segment encodes these proteins:
- the meaB gene encoding methylmalonyl Co-A mutase-associated GTPase MeaB, with the protein MMHPLAQRILQKDVRALARAISYVENGHPDRLELLKDVHGYQNKSYIIGLTGPPGAGKSSLTSELVTLLRREKLTVGVVAVDPTSPFTGGAILGDRVRMSPHYTDPEVYIRSMGTRGSLGGLARATKEAVHLIAAYGKDVIIIETVGVGQSELDIMHVADTVALVLNPGAGDVVQAFKAGIMEIADLYVINKADLPGAEKMKAEIEHMLDLVKHDAPWRPPIVKTISTKQEGIEGLWDMLVAHRRYLEHSGEGERRKSLRAVQEMLGVLEQQWLAFIKAKQQAPEFLRTKAEIAQEQKDPYTAAEELFSTWIKS; encoded by the coding sequence ATGATGCATCCCTTAGCACAACGGATCCTGCAAAAAGATGTACGGGCCTTGGCTCGAGCCATTTCCTATGTGGAAAATGGACACCCCGACCGCTTGGAACTGTTGAAAGATGTGCATGGCTATCAGAACAAGAGTTACATTATCGGTCTGACCGGCCCCCCTGGTGCAGGCAAAAGCTCCCTTACCAGCGAGCTGGTCACCCTCTTGCGCCGGGAGAAATTAACGGTGGGCGTTGTGGCGGTGGATCCCACCAGTCCTTTTACTGGCGGTGCCATTTTAGGTGACAGAGTGCGCATGTCCCCCCACTATACTGATCCTGAGGTTTATATTCGCAGCATGGGCACCCGGGGCAGTCTGGGGGGACTGGCCCGGGCCACCAAAGAAGCGGTCCATCTGATTGCCGCATACGGCAAAGATGTCATCATCATAGAAACGGTTGGCGTGGGGCAATCGGAACTGGACATTATGCATGTGGCTGACACGGTGGCATTAGTGCTTAATCCTGGTGCAGGTGATGTGGTGCAAGCCTTTAAGGCGGGAATTATGGAAATTGCCGACCTGTACGTGATTAATAAAGCAGATTTGCCAGGAGCGGAGAAAATGAAAGCGGAAATAGAGCATATGCTGGACTTGGTCAAACATGATGCACCCTGGCGACCGCCCATTGTCAAAACGATCAGCACCAAACAAGAAGGCATTGAAGGGTTGTGGGATATGCTGGTAGCGCATCGCCGTTATTTAGAGCACTCAGGGGAAGGAGAACGGCGTAAGTCCTTACGGGCTGTGCAGGAGATGCTGGGCGTTTTGGAACAGCAGTGGCTGGCGTTTATCAAAGCAAAACAGCAGGCGCCCGAGTTCCTGCGGACTAAAGCAGAGATTGCCCAAGAACAAAAGGATCCCTATACAGCAGCGGAAGAGCTGTTTAGCACCTGGATAAAATCCTGA
- a CDS encoding TetR/AcrR family transcriptional regulator: MTDPKKKIPSLVKDQRLIQKRREQMIEAAVSLFIEKGFHKTTTREIAAKAGFSIGTLYEYIQSKEDVLYLVCDAIHQELEERLMPVLKEETSGRESLVLAIRRLFEIMDHMQDQILIIYQEAKSLPADTLKYVLNREEQITAIFEQVLKKGIEDGSIDMNPKEAKLMAHNIMVLGEMWVFRRWALAKRFTLEEYIEKQISLILSQIS; the protein is encoded by the coding sequence GTGACCGATCCCAAAAAGAAAATCCCCTCTCTGGTAAAAGACCAGCGACTGATTCAGAAACGGCGGGAACAGATGATTGAAGCGGCTGTGTCTCTGTTTATTGAAAAAGGGTTCCATAAAACAACGACACGGGAAATTGCGGCTAAAGCAGGCTTTAGTATCGGCACGCTGTACGAGTATATCCAGTCCAAGGAAGACGTGCTCTATCTGGTCTGTGATGCCATTCATCAGGAGTTGGAAGAGCGTCTGATGCCTGTCCTGAAAGAGGAGACCAGCGGACGCGAGTCACTGGTGCTGGCCATCAGGCGTCTGTTTGAGATTATGGACCATATGCAAGATCAGATTTTGATTATTTACCAAGAGGCCAAATCGTTGCCCGCTGACACTTTGAAATATGTGCTGAACAGAGAGGAACAGATTACGGCTATTTTTGAACAAGTGCTCAAGAAAGGTATCGAGGACGGCAGCATTGACATGAATCCTAAAGAGGCCAAACTGATGGCCCATAACATCATGGTGTTGGGTGAGATGTGGGTGTTCAGGCGCTGGGCGTTGGCCAAAAGATTCACCCTGGAAGAGTATATTGAGAAGCAAATCTCTCTCATTCTGAGTCAAATCTCTTAA
- a CDS encoding methylmalonyl-CoA mutase family protein: protein MSGQKMYQAKHKVRFVTASSLFDGHDAAINVMRRILQASGAEVIHLGHNRSVDEVVHAAIQEDVQGICISSYQGGHMEYFKYMYDLLHERGAGHIKIFGGGGGVITPPEIKELHEYGITRIFSPEDGRELGLQGMINQVIEAADFSPLDVHDLPLEDRMVEQLSVADTQLIARLITLAEKTYDTMRMRERVTIASGGVQPELVDDKTRQLFSAVKAKARANTHAPVLGITGTGGAGKSSLTDELVRRFLNEYEDKTVAIISVDPSKQKTGGALLGDRIRMNAIYDPRVYMRSLATRSSRTELSEAVYEAIEVVKAAGFDLIIVETSGIGQGDAEITTVCDLSMYVMTSEFGAPSQLEKIEMLDFADLIVINKFDRKGSEDALREVRKQVKRNQQLFDIPDEQLPVYGTIASQFQDPGTNRLFAALIHKINEKMGLDWPVTIATEGDLVNKNQIIPPERTHYLAEIVQTVRGYRKFVEEQAQLARKWYQLEGAQQALQELLKRGESDIVDALDQEEVALGEGLSASGEQEKPESEAQQQNTESAQSAAALAQLEQLKEHYKNKLHPEVREKLEKWPELKATYQQDRHVVKVRDKEIVTELYTTSLSGTKIPKVCLPRYEDWGDIVTWLLKENVPGAFPFTAGVFPFKRKGEDPTRMFAGEGTPERTNRRFHYLSKDSEAKRLSTAFDSVTLYGQDPDERPDIYGKVGESGVSVCTLDDMKKLYAGFDLCAPNTSVSMTINGPAPIILAMFLNTAIDQQIDKFKEREGREPAAEEREQIKAYTLQTVRGTVQADILKEDQGQNTCIFSTDFALRMMGDIQEYFIENKVRNYYSVSISGYHIAEAGANPITQLAFTLANGFTYVEYYLSRGMHIDDFAPNLSFFFSNGLDPEYTVIGRVARRIWSVVMKHKYGANERSQKLKYHIQTSGRSLHAMEIDFNDIRTTLQALMAIYDNCNSLHTNAYDEAITTPTEESVRRAMAIQLIINKELGLAKNENPLQGSFIIEELTDLVEEAVLMELKRINDRSGVLGAMETQYQRSKIQEESLYYETKKHSGELPVIGVNTFLNPNKQAEEEFNLELARATEEEKEQQIANLRAFQDKHKNEASQALERLQHTARSGGNIFAELMNTVRVASLGQITQALYEVGGQYRRNM, encoded by the coding sequence ATGAGCGGGCAGAAAATGTATCAAGCGAAGCACAAGGTTCGCTTTGTAACGGCTTCCAGTCTGTTTGACGGGCATGATGCGGCCATTAATGTAATGCGGCGTATTTTACAGGCTTCAGGAGCGGAAGTGATCCACCTGGGGCATAATCGTTCCGTCGATGAAGTGGTCCATGCCGCCATCCAGGAAGATGTGCAAGGTATCTGTATCAGTTCCTATCAAGGCGGCCACATGGAGTATTTTAAGTACATGTATGACCTCCTCCATGAGAGAGGGGCAGGACATATTAAAATTTTTGGCGGCGGTGGCGGCGTGATCACTCCGCCCGAGATCAAGGAGTTGCACGAGTACGGCATTACGCGGATCTTTTCCCCTGAGGACGGCCGAGAACTGGGCTTGCAAGGGATGATTAACCAGGTGATCGAAGCAGCTGATTTCTCACCGTTGGATGTGCACGACCTCCCTCTGGAAGATCGGATGGTTGAGCAGCTTAGTGTGGCGGACACTCAGCTGATCGCCCGCTTGATTACTCTTGCCGAAAAAACTTACGATACGATGCGCATGCGGGAGAGAGTGACCATTGCCTCAGGAGGAGTGCAGCCTGAACTCGTTGACGACAAGACCCGTCAGCTGTTCAGCGCTGTCAAAGCCAAAGCCCGGGCCAACACGCACGCACCGGTATTAGGGATTACCGGGACAGGGGGAGCGGGAAAAAGCTCATTAACTGATGAACTGGTCCGCCGCTTCTTAAACGAGTATGAGGACAAAACTGTAGCCATTATTTCCGTGGATCCATCCAAGCAAAAGACGGGCGGTGCTCTGTTGGGTGACCGCATCCGCATGAATGCGATCTATGACCCGCGGGTCTATATGCGCAGTCTGGCCACTCGCTCCTCCCGCACAGAATTAAGTGAAGCTGTGTATGAAGCCATTGAAGTGGTTAAAGCAGCAGGGTTTGATCTGATTATCGTGGAGACCAGCGGCATCGGCCAGGGTGATGCGGAAATCACCACAGTGTGTGACCTGTCTATGTACGTGATGACGAGTGAATTTGGCGCTCCCAGCCAGCTGGAGAAAATTGAAATGCTTGATTTTGCCGACCTGATTGTCATCAATAAATTTGACCGCAAAGGTTCGGAGGATGCTTTGCGTGAAGTGCGCAAACAGGTGAAGCGCAATCAGCAGCTGTTTGACATTCCGGATGAACAACTGCCGGTCTATGGCACCATCGCCAGCCAGTTCCAGGACCCGGGTACTAACCGTTTGTTTGCGGCTCTGATACACAAAATCAATGAGAAAATGGGATTGGATTGGCCGGTTACCATTGCCACCGAAGGAGATTTGGTCAACAAAAATCAGATTATTCCCCCGGAAAGGACGCATTATCTGGCGGAAATCGTGCAGACAGTCAGAGGTTACCGTAAATTTGTGGAGGAGCAAGCACAGCTGGCCCGCAAATGGTATCAATTGGAGGGAGCCCAGCAAGCGCTGCAGGAGTTGTTGAAGAGAGGGGAGAGTGACATTGTCGATGCCTTAGACCAGGAGGAAGTGGCGCTTGGGGAGGGGCTGTCAGCATCTGGAGAACAAGAAAAACCAGAGTCAGAAGCCCAGCAACAAAACACTGAATCGGCACAGAGCGCTGCCGCACTCGCCCAGCTGGAGCAGCTAAAAGAGCACTACAAAAATAAGCTGCATCCTGAAGTGAGAGAAAAGCTGGAAAAGTGGCCGGAGCTGAAAGCAACGTATCAACAGGATCGGCATGTGGTTAAAGTGCGTGACAAGGAGATCGTCACCGAATTGTATACCACTTCTCTATCTGGCACTAAAATTCCCAAGGTGTGCTTGCCCCGCTATGAGGACTGGGGAGACATTGTCACCTGGCTCTTGAAGGAAAATGTGCCGGGCGCATTCCCCTTTACGGCCGGGGTGTTTCCCTTCAAACGGAAAGGGGAAGATCCGACACGCATGTTTGCCGGGGAGGGAACTCCGGAGCGGACCAACCGCCGCTTCCACTACCTGTCCAAAGACAGTGAAGCCAAGCGTTTGTCCACTGCCTTTGACAGCGTCACCTTATATGGCCAGGATCCCGACGAGCGGCCGGACATCTACGGCAAGGTGGGCGAAAGCGGCGTCAGTGTGTGCACACTTGATGACATGAAAAAGCTGTATGCCGGCTTTGACCTGTGCGCCCCTAACACCAGTGTCTCCATGACCATTAACGGGCCTGCCCCGATTATTCTGGCCATGTTCCTCAATACGGCTATCGACCAGCAAATTGACAAATTTAAAGAAAGGGAAGGGCGCGAACCGGCAGCAGAGGAACGGGAACAAATCAAAGCATATACATTGCAAACGGTGCGCGGCACAGTGCAAGCTGACATTTTAAAAGAAGACCAGGGACAAAACACGTGTATTTTCTCCACCGATTTTGCTTTGCGCATGATGGGTGACATACAGGAGTACTTCATAGAAAACAAAGTGCGTAATTATTATTCGGTCAGCATTTCCGGCTACCATATCGCTGAAGCAGGAGCCAATCCCATCACCCAGCTGGCCTTTACCCTGGCCAACGGTTTCACCTATGTGGAATACTACCTCAGCCGGGGCATGCACATTGATGATTTTGCACCCAATCTGTCCTTCTTTTTCAGCAATGGTCTTGATCCTGAATACACGGTGATTGGCCGGGTGGCCCGCCGCATCTGGTCCGTGGTCATGAAACACAAGTATGGCGCCAATGAACGCAGCCAGAAATTGAAGTACCACATCCAGACGTCAGGACGGTCCTTGCATGCTATGGAGATTGACTTTAACGATATCCGCACCACCTTGCAAGCGCTAATGGCTATCTATGACAACTGCAACTCTTTGCATACCAATGCCTATGATGAAGCGATCACCACGCCGACGGAGGAATCGGTGCGCCGGGCGATGGCCATTCAGCTGATTATCAATAAGGAATTGGGCTTGGCCAAAAATGAGAATCCGCTGCAGGGCAGCTTTATTATCGAGGAATTGACCGACCTGGTGGAAGAAGCGGTGTTGATGGAACTGAAGCGCATCAACGACCGGAGCGGTGTGCTGGGGGCCATGGAAACCCAATACCAGCGCAGTAAGATCCAGGAGGAATCCCTCTATTATGAGACCAAGAAGCATTCCGGAGAGCTGCCTGTCATCGGGGTCAACACCTTCCTCAATCCCAACAAACAAGCAGAAGAGGAATTTAACTTGGAACTGGCCCGGGCTACCGAGGAAGAGAAAGAGCAGCAAATCGCCAACTTACGTGCCTTCCAGGACAAACACAAGAACGAAGCTTCCCAAGCTCTGGAGCGGCTTCAGCACACCGCCCGTTCCGGAGGCAATATCTTTGCCGAGCTGATGAACACCGTCCGGGTGGCCAGCTTGGGGCAAATTACACAAGCTTTATATGAAGTGGGTGGACAATACCGTCGCAACATGTAA
- the rpoE gene encoding DNA-directed RNA polymerase subunit delta, which translates to MSALKELDQLTIQEMSVVDIVYQLLKEAKEPKPFDELFREVAELKGFSEEQSSSVIARLYTEINIDGRFKPVGDNLWGLRSWYPVEQTEEPVMAETRKKKKKQAPDDDDFDDLSDELVDDDLDEELDDEELYDEELDEDLDEALDEDELDEDEFAPFDDLGDDDDKV; encoded by the coding sequence TTGAGTGCGCTCAAAGAGCTCGATCAACTGACCATACAGGAAATGTCCGTAGTGGATATTGTCTATCAACTCTTAAAAGAAGCCAAAGAACCCAAGCCCTTTGACGAATTGTTTCGGGAGGTAGCTGAACTAAAGGGCTTCTCAGAGGAACAAAGCTCAAGTGTCATTGCCCGGCTGTATACGGAGATCAATATAGATGGACGCTTTAAGCCAGTGGGAGATAACCTGTGGGGTCTGCGCAGCTGGTATCCGGTTGAACAAACAGAAGAACCGGTGATGGCTGAGACAAGGAAGAAAAAGAAAAAGCAGGCTCCGGATGATGACGACTTTGATGATCTGTCCGATGAATTAGTGGATGACGATCTGGACGAAGAACTTGACGATGAAGAGCTTTACGACGAAGAGCTGGACGAAGACCTCGATGAAGCGCTGGATGAGGATGAGTTGGATGAGGATGAGTTTGCGCCGTTTGATGACCTGGGCGATGATGATGACAAGGTTTAA
- a CDS encoding CTP synthase → MTKYIFVTGGVVSSLGKGITAASLGRLLKNRGLSVTIQKFDPYINVDPGTMSPYQHGEVFVTQDGAETDLDLGHYERFIDINLNANSNVTTGKIYSSVITKERRGDYLGGTVQVIPHITNEIKERVFRAGKVDHPDVVITEIGGTVGDIESLPFLEAIRQIKSDIGRKNVLYIHCTLIPYLKAAGELKTKPTQHSVKELRSLGIQPDIIVCRTEHKLSEEMKEKLALFCDIEKEAVIEAQDVDTLYEVPLLLQAQHFDDYVLQKLGLEAPAADMTEWKEMVAKIKNLSRTTTIALVGKYVELPDAYLSVAEALNHAGIANDTEVNIRWVNSEEVAAENVAEKLQGADGILVPGGFGDRGIEGKIATIRYAREQRIPFLGICLGMQLACVEFARHVLGLAGAHSSEINPDTRYPVIDLLPEQKEIQDLGGTMRLGLYPCKLHKESKAYQAYREELVYERHRHRYEFNNEFRPLFEERGFKFSGTSPDGRLVEVIELEDHPWFMASQYHPEFVSRPNRPQPLFREFVKHALEYQV, encoded by the coding sequence ATGACAAAATACATCTTTGTGACAGGCGGTGTGGTCTCATCGCTGGGGAAAGGGATTACGGCTGCCTCATTGGGGCGCTTGCTGAAGAACCGTGGACTCAGCGTCACCATTCAAAAGTTTGATCCATACATCAATGTGGATCCAGGAACCATGAGCCCTTATCAGCATGGGGAAGTGTTTGTCACCCAGGACGGGGCCGAAACCGATCTTGATTTAGGCCATTATGAACGCTTTATCGATATTAACCTCAATGCTAACAGTAATGTCACCACGGGCAAAATATATTCCTCTGTGATAACTAAAGAGCGCCGGGGAGACTATTTGGGTGGCACAGTACAAGTGATTCCTCACATTACCAACGAAATCAAGGAGCGGGTCTTCCGGGCCGGCAAGGTGGACCATCCAGATGTGGTGATTACCGAAATCGGCGGAACGGTAGGCGATATTGAAAGTTTGCCTTTTCTGGAGGCGATTCGTCAAATTAAAAGCGACATCGGCCGCAAAAATGTCTTGTACATCCACTGCACTCTGATCCCTTACTTAAAAGCTGCCGGAGAGCTGAAAACAAAACCGACACAACACAGTGTCAAAGAGTTGCGCAGTTTAGGAATTCAACCCGATATCATTGTCTGCCGCACAGAACATAAGCTGTCTGAAGAAATGAAAGAAAAACTGGCCCTGTTCTGTGACATTGAAAAAGAGGCCGTTATTGAGGCACAAGATGTGGATACCTTGTATGAAGTACCTCTCTTGTTACAGGCCCAGCACTTTGACGATTACGTTCTGCAAAAGTTAGGGTTGGAGGCACCCGCAGCCGATATGACCGAGTGGAAAGAAATGGTGGCCAAAATTAAGAACTTGAGCCGCACCACCACCATCGCCCTGGTTGGCAAATATGTGGAACTTCCTGATGCTTACCTATCCGTTGCGGAGGCTTTAAATCATGCCGGGATTGCCAATGATACAGAGGTCAACATCCGCTGGGTCAATTCAGAGGAAGTGGCAGCAGAAAACGTAGCCGAGAAATTGCAGGGGGCAGATGGTATTCTGGTTCCCGGAGGGTTTGGTGACCGGGGCATTGAGGGTAAAATTGCCACCATCCGCTATGCCCGGGAACAGCGTATCCCGTTTTTGGGCATCTGCTTAGGGATGCAGCTGGCTTGTGTTGAATTTGCCCGCCATGTGCTAGGGTTGGCTGGGGCTCACAGCTCTGAAATTAATCCGGATACACGCTATCCTGTGATTGATCTTTTGCCTGAACAGAAAGAGATTCAGGACTTGGGCGGGACGATGCGCCTAGGCCTGTATCCCTGCAAGTTGCACAAAGAGAGCAAGGCCTATCAAGCCTACCGGGAAGAGTTGGTTTACGAGCGTCATCGCCACCGCTATGAATTTAACAACGAATTCCGCCCCTTGTTTGAGGAGCGCGGCTTCAAGTTTTCCGGCACATCGCCTGATGGCCGCTTGGTCGAAGTGATTGAGCTGGAGGACCATCCCTGGTTTATGGCCAGCCAATATCATCCCGAATTTGTCTCCCGCCCCAACCGGCCCCAGCCCCTTTTCAGGGAATTTGTTAAGCACGCCCTGGAGTACCAGGTTTAA
- a CDS encoding response regulator, translated as MAKAKILIVDDQYGIRILLSEVLQSQGYITFKASNGKQAIEIAKKERPDLVILDMKIPGMDGLDILKHLKAFDSSIQVIMMTAYGELDMIKEAMQLGALAHFSKPFDIDELCKKVEEYLLPLTP; from the coding sequence ATGGCTAAAGCCAAAATCTTAATCGTGGATGACCAATACGGTATCCGCATCTTGTTGTCCGAAGTGTTGCAAAGTCAAGGTTACATCACGTTTAAAGCGTCCAACGGCAAACAGGCAATTGAGATCGCCAAAAAGGAACGGCCGGATCTAGTGATATTGGATATGAAAATTCCAGGGATGGACGGCTTGGATATTTTAAAACATCTTAAGGCATTTGACAGCTCGATCCAAGTGATTATGATGACGGCCTATGGGGAGCTGGACATGATCAAGGAAGCCATGCAGCTGGGGGCTTTGGCTCATTTTAGCAAACCCTTTGATATTGATGAACTGTGCAAAAAAG